The Flavobacterium marginilacus genome window below encodes:
- a CDS encoding potassium channel family protein has protein sequence MSETKIENLENKLGILNLLVIILSIYVLGSLLVDSFVILSPETSTLLNYIDNTICAFFFVEFCIRFFKTENKLKFMRWGWVDLISCIPMVNYLRTGRLLRLIRLLRIVRAFRSTKHLISHIFANKAQGALTSVSIIAVLLIIFSAIAILQVEKDPNSNIKTAEDAIWWAYVTITTVGYGDKFPVTTEGRIIASVLMTAGVGLFGTFTAYVASLFVIDNKNTN, from the coding sequence ATGAGCGAAACTAAAATTGAAAATTTAGAAAATAAACTTGGCATCTTAAATCTGTTAGTGATCATTTTATCAATATATGTTTTAGGTTCGTTACTTGTTGATTCTTTTGTAATTTTGTCACCTGAAACTTCGACTCTTTTAAATTATATAGACAACACAATTTGTGCTTTTTTCTTTGTAGAATTTTGTATTCGTTTTTTCAAAACAGAAAATAAATTAAAATTTATGCGTTGGGGCTGGGTTGATTTAATTTCTTGCATTCCAATGGTAAATTATTTGCGAACAGGAAGATTATTACGTTTAATACGTCTGCTTCGTATCGTTAGAGCTTTTAGATCAACAAAACATTTGATAAGTCATATTTTTGCTAATAAAGCACAAGGAGCCTTAACCTCTGTTTCTATCATTGCAGTTTTACTTATTATATTTTCTGCGATTGCTATACTACAAGTAGAAAAAGATCCAAATAGTAATATTAAAACTGCTGAAGATGCTATTTGGTGGGCGTATGTTACGATTACAACGGTTGGTTATGGTGATAAATTTCCTGTTACCACAGAAGGGCGAATAATCGCATCAGTTTTAATGACAGCTGGAGTTGGACTTTTTGGAACATTTACAGCTTACGTTGCTTCACTGTTTGTTATTGATAATAAGAATACAAATTAG
- a CDS encoding Lrp/AsnC family transcriptional regulator has translation MLNSKNNENTDYLDQEIIRKLSENGRIPFSELAKELKVSNSLVHLRVKKLQDSGLITGFSVKLNAKTYGFETITYTGITTKEARFSYSIAEQLKQIPEIVECHWVSGKYALFIKIVAANNEELRKIIYEQIHIIEGVGGTDSFISFGSAFEKNLPI, from the coding sequence ATGTTAAACTCCAAAAACAATGAAAATACTGATTATTTAGATCAGGAAATCATCAGAAAACTGAGCGAAAATGGAAGAATTCCTTTTTCTGAACTAGCCAAGGAATTGAAAGTGTCCAATTCTCTGGTGCATCTTCGTGTGAAAAAATTACAAGATTCAGGATTAATTACTGGTTTCTCGGTAAAATTAAATGCTAAAACGTATGGTTTTGAAACGATTACGTATACCGGAATTACTACTAAGGAAGCCCGTTTTTCGTATTCAATTGCAGAACAATTGAAACAGATTCCTGAGATTGTGGAATGTCATTGGGTTTCTGGCAAGTATGCTTTGTTCATCAAAATTGTTGCGGCAAATAATGAAGAGCTCCGTAAAATTATCTACGAACAAATTCATATTATAGAAGGAGTAGGGGGTACGGATTCTTTTATTTCTTTTGGTTCTGCATTTGAGAAAAACTTACCTATATAA
- the trpS gene encoding tryptophan--tRNA ligase — translation MAKILTGVQSTGTPHLGNLLGAIIPAIELSNKPENESFLFIADLHSITQIKNGETLRANTYSTAAAWLACGLDIEKVTFYRQSDVAQTAELSWYLSCFFPFQRLTLAHSFKDKSDRLEDVNAGLFTYPMLMAADILLYDAEFVPVGKDQLQHLEITRDVASRFNHQMGETFVIPEAKIQEDSMLIPGTNGGKMSKSANNFINIFLDDKALRKQIMSIETDSTPLEEPKNPDTCNCFTLYKLLADENQIETMRANYLGGNYGYGHAKQALFELILEKFKNEREKYNYYINNLPEVDALLKKGAAKASLVADGVLARVREVLGFEV, via the coding sequence ATGGCAAAAATACTTACAGGCGTTCAAAGTACAGGTACACCACATTTGGGTAACTTATTAGGCGCAATTATACCTGCAATCGAGCTGTCCAATAAACCAGAAAACGAATCTTTTCTTTTTATCGCCGATCTGCATTCTATTACACAGATTAAAAATGGAGAAACATTAAGAGCCAACACTTATAGTACTGCGGCCGCTTGGTTAGCTTGCGGTTTAGATATAGAAAAAGTAACTTTTTACCGCCAGTCCGATGTAGCACAGACTGCTGAGCTGTCTTGGTATTTAAGCTGTTTCTTCCCTTTTCAGCGTTTAACACTAGCACATTCTTTCAAAGACAAATCCGATCGATTAGAAGATGTCAATGCCGGTTTATTCACTTATCCTATGCTTATGGCTGCAGATATACTATTATATGATGCAGAATTTGTTCCTGTTGGAAAAGACCAGTTACAGCATTTGGAAATCACTCGTGATGTTGCATCCCGATTCAACCACCAAATGGGAGAAACATTTGTAATCCCAGAAGCAAAAATTCAGGAAGACAGCATGCTCATTCCAGGGACGAACGGCGGAAAAATGAGCAAATCAGCCAATAACTTTATCAATATTTTCTTGGATGATAAAGCACTTCGCAAACAGATCATGAGTATTGAAACTGACAGTACACCACTTGAAGAACCAAAAAATCCAGATACCTGCAACTGCTTTACCTTATATAAGCTGCTTGCAGATGAAAACCAAATCGAAACCATGAGAGCTAACTATCTTGGCGGTAATTATGGTTATGGCCACGCCAAACAAGCATTGTTTGAATTGATTCTGGAAAAATTCAAAAACGAAAGAGAAAAATACAACTACTATATTAATAACCTTCCCGAAGTAGATGCGCTATTGAAAAAAGGGGCTGCAAAAGCGAGTCTTGTTGCTGACGGCGTTTTGGCCAGAGTGAGGGAAGTTTTAGGTTTTGAGGTTTAG
- a CDS encoding uroporphyrinogen decarboxylase: MMDISLTEWVGYLASFVLMTSFLMKNINTLRIVNSAGCILFIIYGFMLAASLPIIITNAFILGINILYLIRHYRSQ; encoded by the coding sequence ATGATGGATATTTCTTTAACAGAATGGGTAGGTTATTTAGCATCATTCGTATTGATGACTTCATTTTTAATGAAAAACATCAATACCCTGCGGATTGTAAATTCTGCGGGCTGTATTTTATTTATCATTTATGGCTTTATGCTGGCTGCTTCTTTGCCAATTATTATCACAAATGCATTTATATTGGGAATCAATATTTTGTATTTAATTAGACATTATCGTAGCCAGTAA
- a CDS encoding DUF1338 domain-containing protein, with amino-acid sequence MDKNQLLSKLWEQYAAITPSAKKIHTLLADRGETIQNDHIAIRTFNDPRINIAVLEKPFLAIGYEARGEYVFESKKLFAKHYEHTSDANAPRIFISELELEKCSDKLLQTVKTILGDCDQNEFNNPELVLSGSIWKSNSHAIYTSLLEESEYAAWMYVYGFRANHFTINVNALQNFEKLEELNGFLEENGWKLNASGGKIKGTPEQLLEQSSTLADLYSVNFEEGLFEIPSCYYEFALRYAMPNGNLYQGFVASSADKIFESTDVKLQEK; translated from the coding sequence ATGGACAAAAATCAACTGCTTTCGAAACTTTGGGAACAATATGCAGCAATAACACCATCTGCCAAAAAAATACATACTTTATTAGCAGATAGAGGTGAGACAATACAAAATGATCATATTGCGATCCGTACTTTTAATGATCCGCGCATCAATATTGCTGTATTAGAAAAACCATTTCTTGCTATTGGTTACGAAGCAAGAGGCGAATATGTTTTTGAATCCAAAAAACTTTTTGCCAAACATTATGAGCACACTTCCGATGCGAATGCACCAAGGATTTTCATCTCCGAACTGGAATTGGAAAAATGTTCTGACAAATTACTGCAAACCGTAAAAACCATTTTGGGCGATTGTGACCAGAACGAATTTAATAACCCAGAATTAGTACTGAGCGGTTCTATTTGGAAATCCAATTCTCATGCGATTTATACATCATTGCTGGAAGAATCCGAATATGCGGCCTGGATGTACGTATATGGTTTCCGAGCCAATCACTTTACTATTAATGTAAATGCACTGCAGAATTTTGAAAAACTGGAAGAACTGAACGGATTCTTAGAAGAAAACGGCTGGAAACTGAATGCTTCGGGCGGGAAAATTAAAGGAACTCCTGAACAGTTATTAGAACAATCAAGTACTTTGGCAGATTTATATTCAGTAAATTTTGAAGAAGGTTTATTTGAAATCCCATCCTGCTATTATGAATTTGCTTTGAGGTACGCTATGCCCAATGGAAATTTATATCAAGGATTTGTAGCTTCATCAGCCGATAAAATTTTTGAAAGTACGGATGTGAAATTACAAGAAAAGTAA
- a CDS encoding FAD-binding and (Fe-S)-binding domain-containing protein: MKLENLEKQLAGKLLYDKTIRTLYATDASAYKEMPLAVAIPKTKEDIQKIIAFARENKSSVIPRAAGTSLAGQVVGNGIVVDISQEFTKILSVDPVEKSAWVEPGVIRDELNLHLKSYKLFFGPETSTSNRCMIGGMVGNNACGARSVIYGSTREHLLEIKGFLADGNEVTFGALTNAEFEDKCNGVNVVSPLEQAIYVQAKELLGSPENRALFEENYPKKTIPRRNTGYALDLLADSQPFGDPTEKFNFCKLIAGSEGTLFFSTAIKLNLVDALKPFAGLVCVHHNSINESLKANLEALKFNPDSVELIDHYILECTKENIEQSKNRFFVEGDPQAILVVEFLRDSKEEIVQAAKEMEELMRSKNLGYHFPIVWGEDTNKVWNLRKAGLGLLSNIPGDAKAVAVIEDTAVDVNDLPDFIEDFNAVLKERNLSCVHYAHAATGELHLRPIIDLKTKEGTALFRTIATDIAHLVKKYKGSLSGEHGDGRLRGEFIPLMLGDEIYQMFIQVKNTWDPWGIFNPGKVVNTPPMDTNLRYNPGQDTPMPETYFDFSEHNGFVRAAEMCNGSGDCRKTEKSGGTMCPSYMATRDEKHTTRARANILRETITNSTKQNKFDDEALLEVLDLCLSCKGCKSECPSNVDMAKLKAETLQQYHDKNGVKFRSKLIGNTPKINQLFASLPWLYNFGTKGIIGNIVKSATGFATERSLPQMYKVTFAKWIKNYKQTGNFVQGKVYLYNDEFLNFNDVEIGQTAVKLFNRLGYEVVVPQISISGRTYLSKGMLKEAREIAEKNTQAFAKEMPENAILVGIEPSAILSFRDEYPDLCRGDLKEKAKKHSDKAMLIEEFLAKELDEGRITSDSFTENTERVRMHGHCFQKALSSLVPLKKILMLPKNYTVLNIPSGCCGMAGSFGYEKEHYDISMKVGELVLFPTIRAEEQATLISASGTSCRHQISDGTSRKAFHPVEILFKALK, from the coding sequence ATGAAGCTTGAAAATCTTGAAAAGCAATTAGCTGGAAAATTATTGTACGACAAAACCATACGTACACTTTATGCCACTGATGCAAGTGCTTACAAAGAAATGCCGTTGGCGGTAGCCATTCCAAAAACGAAAGAAGATATTCAAAAAATTATCGCTTTTGCCCGCGAAAACAAAAGCAGTGTCATTCCGCGTGCGGCCGGAACTTCTCTTGCCGGACAAGTGGTTGGAAACGGAATCGTGGTTGATATTTCACAGGAATTTACCAAAATCCTTTCGGTTGATCCGGTTGAAAAATCGGCTTGGGTAGAACCCGGAGTGATTCGCGACGAGCTGAATTTACATTTAAAATCCTATAAATTATTCTTTGGCCCTGAGACTTCGACCAGTAACCGCTGTATGATCGGCGGAATGGTAGGTAACAATGCCTGTGGAGCAAGATCCGTTATTTACGGTTCAACTCGTGAGCATTTGTTGGAAATCAAAGGTTTCTTGGCCGATGGAAACGAAGTTACTTTTGGAGCGCTTACCAATGCCGAATTTGAAGACAAATGCAACGGAGTAAATGTGGTTAGTCCATTGGAACAGGCTATTTATGTTCAAGCGAAAGAATTACTAGGTTCGCCTGAAAATAGAGCTTTATTTGAGGAAAATTATCCTAAGAAAACCATTCCCAGAAGAAACACAGGTTACGCCTTAGATTTATTGGCAGACAGCCAGCCTTTTGGTGATCCAACCGAAAAATTCAATTTCTGTAAATTAATTGCAGGTTCTGAAGGAACTTTGTTCTTTTCGACAGCGATAAAACTGAATTTAGTTGATGCCCTAAAACCGTTCGCCGGTTTGGTCTGCGTACACCACAACAGCATCAATGAGTCATTGAAAGCGAATTTAGAAGCATTGAAGTTCAACCCCGACAGTGTGGAGCTGATTGACCATTACATCTTGGAATGTACCAAAGAAAATATTGAGCAAAGCAAAAACAGATTCTTTGTGGAAGGTGATCCACAGGCGATTTTGGTTGTGGAATTTTTAAGAGATTCCAAAGAGGAAATCGTGCAGGCGGCCAAAGAAATGGAAGAATTGATGCGTTCCAAAAATTTGGGTTACCATTTCCCGATTGTATGGGGCGAAGACACCAATAAAGTCTGGAACTTGAGAAAAGCCGGATTGGGGTTATTGTCTAATATTCCCGGCGATGCCAAAGCCGTTGCGGTAATTGAAGACACTGCCGTTGACGTAAACGATTTACCTGATTTTATCGAAGATTTTAATGCCGTTCTAAAAGAGCGAAACCTCAGCTGTGTGCATTATGCGCACGCTGCAACAGGAGAATTACACCTTCGCCCGATCATTGACTTGAAAACCAAAGAAGGAACTGCGCTGTTCAGAACAATAGCTACCGATATCGCTCATTTGGTTAAAAAATATAAAGGCTCATTGAGTGGAGAACACGGAGATGGAAGACTTCGTGGGGAATTTATTCCGCTAATGTTGGGAGACGAAATCTACCAAATGTTTATCCAAGTAAAAAACACTTGGGATCCTTGGGGAATTTTTAATCCGGGGAAAGTTGTAAATACTCCTCCAATGGACACCAACCTGAGATACAATCCAGGTCAAGACACTCCAATGCCAGAAACGTATTTTGATTTCTCTGAACACAACGGATTTGTACGCGCTGCCGAAATGTGTAACGGATCGGGAGACTGTAGAAAAACCGAAAAAAGCGGTGGTACAATGTGCCCAAGTTATATGGCAACCCGTGATGAAAAACACACCACCCGCGCCAGAGCCAACATTTTGAGAGAAACCATCACTAATTCGACCAAACAGAATAAATTCGATGACGAAGCTTTGCTTGAAGTTCTTGATTTATGTTTGAGCTGTAAAGGATGTAAATCCGAATGTCCTTCGAATGTGGATATGGCGAAGCTAAAAGCGGAAACCTTACAGCAATACCATGATAAAAACGGCGTGAAATTCCGTTCTAAGTTAATCGGTAATACTCCAAAAATCAATCAATTATTTGCTTCATTGCCTTGGCTGTATAATTTTGGTACCAAAGGAATCATTGGAAACATTGTGAAAAGTGCAACCGGTTTTGCCACCGAAAGATCCTTGCCACAGATGTACAAAGTTACTTTTGCAAAATGGATAAAAAATTACAAGCAAACCGGTAATTTCGTTCAAGGGAAAGTATATTTATACAATGATGAATTCCTTAATTTCAATGACGTTGAAATTGGGCAGACTGCCGTGAAGCTGTTTAACCGATTAGGTTATGAAGTGGTCGTTCCTCAAATTAGTATCAGCGGAAGAACTTATCTTTCCAAAGGAATGCTGAAAGAAGCGCGTGAAATCGCCGAAAAGAATACTCAGGCTTTCGCCAAAGAAATGCCGGAAAACGCCATTTTGGTTGGAATCGAACCATCGGCTATCTTGTCATTCCGCGATGAATATCCTGATTTGTGCCGTGGTGATTTGAAAGAAAAAGCAAAGAAACATTCAGACAAAGCGATGCTTATCGAAGAATTCTTGGCCAAAGAACTAGACGAAGGGCGCATCACATCCGATTCTTTTACAGAAAACACAGAAAGAGTGCGAATGCATGGTCACTGTTTCCAAAAAGCCTTGTCTTCATTGGTGCCTCTTAAAAAAATCTTGATGTTGCCTAAAAATTATACCGTTCTTAATATCCCAAGCGGCTGTTGCGGTATGGCGGGTTCTTTTGGTTATGAAAAAGAGCATTATGACATTTCGATGAAAGTTGGAGAATTGGTTTTATTCCCAACCATCCGTGCCGAAGAACAAGCGACCTTGATCTCTGCATCAGGAACGAGCTGCAGACACCAAATTAGCGACGGAACCAGCCGAAAAGCATTTCACCCTGTTGAGATACTTTTTAAGGCTTTAAAATAA
- a CDS encoding DUF1501 domain-containing protein: MDRRKFLALTGTFTGGSLLLPDFLYSFGSQTNLVLGEQCVVFVQLNGGNDGLNTFIPFEDALYYNSRPAIAISKGEVLNTAKGMAFHPALKGFASMQQSGDLSVIQNVGYANPVRSHFRSQEIWQTAPTNQEYLNDGWLGRYLDLQCREHQPTAGINIDTIDNLALKGDEPNSITVKDPERFKTKNRQENEGQLSGNPQLDFVRKVANSVIEGSDEIQKALAKSAASDVVYPKTGLAKNLEWISKLIKGNLNSKVYYTSLGGFDTHDNQLSIHKNRLTELNDAVFSFYKDLKKSQQLQNVTIVVFSEFGRRVKDNGRGTDHGTAAPMFIIGGNNQGKIIGNNPNLSNLDNGDLRHEIDFRSVYASILKNKLNFDFTKIGIQNKVLEGLF; encoded by the coding sequence ATGGACAGAAGAAAATTTTTAGCGCTTACGGGAACATTTACAGGAGGATCACTTCTGTTACCTGATTTTTTATATTCTTTTGGCTCACAGACTAATTTGGTTTTGGGCGAACAATGTGTGGTTTTTGTGCAGTTAAATGGCGGAAACGACGGGCTTAACACTTTTATTCCTTTTGAAGATGCGCTGTATTATAATTCACGTCCGGCAATTGCTATTTCGAAAGGTGAGGTTTTAAATACTGCAAAAGGAATGGCTTTTCATCCTGCTTTGAAAGGGTTTGCGAGCATGCAGCAAAGCGGTGATTTATCTGTTATCCAAAATGTTGGTTATGCAAATCCGGTGCGTTCTCATTTCAGAAGCCAGGAAATCTGGCAGACAGCACCCACAAATCAAGAATATTTAAATGACGGCTGGCTTGGGCGTTATCTGGATCTGCAGTGCAGGGAGCATCAGCCTACAGCAGGAATAAATATTGACACTATTGATAACTTGGCACTGAAAGGAGATGAACCGAATTCAATTACTGTAAAAGATCCCGAACGGTTTAAAACCAAAAACAGACAGGAAAATGAAGGGCAGTTATCGGGAAATCCTCAATTGGATTTTGTTCGAAAAGTGGCAAACTCTGTTATAGAAGGTTCAGATGAAATTCAGAAAGCATTAGCAAAATCAGCTGCTTCAGATGTGGTTTATCCAAAAACAGGCTTGGCAAAAAACCTCGAATGGATTTCGAAATTGATAAAAGGTAACTTAAATTCCAAGGTGTATTATACTTCCCTTGGCGGTTTTGATACCCATGATAATCAGCTTTCTATTCACAAAAACAGATTGACTGAACTTAATGATGCTGTTTTTAGTTTCTACAAAGATTTAAAAAAATCACAGCAGTTACAAAACGTAACTATCGTAGTTTTCTCTGAATTTGGACGCCGTGTAAAAGACAACGGACGGGGAACTGATCACGGAACAGCGGCTCCAATGTTTATCATCGGAGGTAATAATCAAGGAAAAATTATTGGAAATAACCCCAATCTCAGCAATTTGGACAATGGTGATTTGCGCCATGAAATTGATTTTAGAAGTGTTTATGCTTCCATTTTGAAGAATAAACTGAATTTTGACTTTACAAAAATTGGAATCCAAAATAAAGTATTGGAGGGTTTGTTTTAA
- the serA gene encoding phosphoglycerate dehydrogenase yields the protein MTENQETFIFDFDSTFMKVEALDVLCEVIYQDSAAGTQILSEIQRLTDLGMEGKLSLKESLTQRIQLLQANRDHIGTVIEELKKKVTASVIRNRSFFKQHSENIYIISNGFKEIIIPIVSEYGIKPEHVLANTFKFDHDGKIIGFDEKDELCENQGKVKKIKSLNLKGEAIMIGDGYTDYETLEGGAVSKFFAFTENVSRKIVVEKASQIAPSLDEILYELSYKASVSYPKNRIKVLLLENIHQDAVKIFEHEGYSVETMKGSLNEDELIEKIKGVSILGIRSKTNLTAKVLEHANKLHAVGTFCIGTNQVDLNACSMKGISVFNAPYSNTRSVVELALGQIIMLVRNTFEKSNMMHQGIWDKSATNSVEIRGKKLGLVGYGSIGSQLSIVAEALGMKVYFYDAVDRLALGNAKKCSSLKELLALSDVVSLHVDGRASNKNLIDADAFEAMKPGVIFLNLSRGHVVDIPSLVANLKNGKIHGAAVDVFPEEPKNNDEPFVSELIGMKNVILTPHIGGSTEEAQEDIGHYVAQKIINYINTGTTYGSVNLPEIQLPELQSAHRIMHIHENVKGILAQINNILLEYDNNILGQYLKTNETLGYVITDIDNFHNTDLEKKLKEIPNTIRYRILY from the coding sequence ATGACAGAAAATCAGGAAACATTTATATTCGATTTTGACAGTACATTTATGAAAGTCGAGGCACTAGATGTATTATGCGAAGTAATTTACCAAGATAGTGCCGCTGGAACTCAAATTTTAAGCGAAATTCAAAGATTAACCGATCTTGGAATGGAAGGTAAATTGTCATTGAAAGAATCTTTAACTCAAAGAATTCAATTATTACAGGCCAACAGAGATCATATTGGAACTGTAATTGAGGAACTTAAAAAGAAGGTTACAGCATCTGTAATACGAAACAGGTCTTTTTTCAAACAGCATTCAGAAAACATTTATATCATTTCAAACGGTTTTAAGGAAATCATCATCCCGATCGTTTCTGAATATGGCATCAAACCAGAACACGTTTTAGCAAACACTTTCAAATTTGACCACGATGGAAAAATTATTGGTTTTGATGAAAAAGATGAATTGTGTGAGAACCAGGGAAAAGTAAAGAAAATCAAATCATTGAACCTTAAAGGTGAAGCGATAATGATTGGTGACGGTTATACTGATTATGAAACTCTTGAAGGCGGTGCTGTTTCTAAGTTTTTTGCTTTTACAGAAAACGTAAGCCGTAAAATTGTAGTTGAAAAAGCCAGCCAGATTGCTCCGTCATTGGACGAAATCCTTTATGAACTATCCTATAAAGCATCTGTTTCTTATCCAAAAAACAGAATTAAAGTTTTATTATTAGAAAATATACATCAAGATGCCGTTAAAATCTTTGAACACGAAGGTTATAGCGTTGAAACCATGAAAGGTTCGCTGAATGAAGACGAACTGATCGAAAAAATAAAAGGAGTTTCCATTCTTGGAATACGTTCAAAAACCAACCTTACAGCCAAAGTTTTGGAACATGCTAATAAACTGCATGCTGTTGGGACATTCTGTATCGGAACCAATCAAGTAGATTTGAATGCCTGCAGCATGAAAGGAATTTCAGTTTTCAATGCTCCGTACAGCAACACCAGATCAGTGGTAGAACTGGCTTTGGGACAAATCATTATGCTGGTTCGTAACACTTTTGAAAAAAGTAATATGATGCACCAAGGTATTTGGGACAAATCAGCTACAAATAGTGTTGAAATACGTGGTAAAAAATTAGGTCTTGTTGGATACGGAAGTATCGGATCACAACTTTCTATCGTTGCCGAAGCATTGGGTATGAAAGTATATTTCTATGACGCCGTTGACAGACTGGCTCTTGGAAATGCTAAAAAATGTTCTTCATTAAAAGAATTGTTGGCACTTTCAGATGTGGTTTCTCTTCACGTAGACGGACGCGCCAGCAACAAAAATTTAATTGATGCCGATGCTTTTGAAGCCATGAAACCCGGAGTTATCTTCCTGAACCTTTCTAGAGGTCATGTAGTTGATATTCCATCATTGGTAGCCAACTTAAAAAATGGTAAAATTCACGGAGCGGCAGTCGATGTTTTCCCTGAAGAACCTAAAAATAATGACGAGCCGTTCGTTTCTGAATTAATCGGAATGAAAAATGTAATCTTGACGCCGCACATCGGAGGAAGTACCGAAGAAGCACAGGAAGACATTGGACATTATGTTGCTCAAAAAATCATTAATTACATCAATACCGGTACTACTTACGGAAGTGTAAACCTTCCTGAAATCCAATTGCCTGAATTGCAGAGTGCGCACCGTATCATGCACATACACGAAAACGTGAAAGGTATTTTGGCTCAAATCAACAATATTCTTTTGGAGTATGACAACAATATTTTGGGACAATATTTGAAGACCAACGAAACTCTTGGTTATGTAATCACAGATATTGATAATTTCCACAACACGGATCTAGAGAAAAAATTAAAAGAGATTCCAAATACAATTAGATACAGAATTCTATATTAA
- a CDS encoding alpha/beta hydrolase codes for MVDPKAYVPLCRKIAENNIQVYLIKIPSQLASKGYNKPKELHLLSDKTKTYILSGHSLGAKMGAQFVFENPKLIDKLILIGSTHPKTISLADCKIPILKIYGSNDGVADEKSILDNKSKLPKTAQFQKIEGANHSQFGYYGFQLEDNQASITREEQQATTLKIILKFINN; via the coding sequence ATGGTTGATCCAAAAGCATATGTCCCGCTTTGCAGAAAAATAGCAGAAAACAATATACAGGTTTATTTAATCAAAATACCTTCGCAGCTTGCATCCAAAGGATATAACAAACCAAAAGAATTACACTTACTTAGTGATAAAACCAAAACATACATCCTTTCGGGTCATTCATTAGGAGCTAAAATGGGCGCTCAGTTTGTATTTGAAAACCCTAAATTAATAGACAAGCTGATACTCATTGGCAGTACACATCCAAAAACGATTTCTCTAGCGGACTGCAAAATACCCATCTTAAAAATTTACGGATCAAATGACGGTGTAGCTGACGAAAAATCAATTTTAGACAATAAATCAAAACTTCCAAAAACAGCACAATTTCAAAAAATAGAAGGTGCTAATCATTCGCAATTTGGTTATTATGGATTTCAATTAGAAGATAATCAAGCAAGTATCACAAGAGAAGAACAGCAGGCTACAACTTTGAAGATTATTTTAAAATTTATAAATAACTAA